The Pseudomonas wenzhouensis genome has a segment encoding these proteins:
- a CDS encoding sigma-54-dependent transcriptional regulator, with amino-acid sequence MPHILIVEDETIIRSALRRLLERNQYQVSEAGSVQEAQERYSIPTFDLIVSDLRLPGAPGTELIKLGEGTPVLIMTSYASLRSAVDSMKMGAVDYIAKPFDHDEMLQAVARILRDHQEARRAPAPVATSGNARNGATEKATANANGEIGIIGSCAAMQELYSKIRKVAPTDSNVLVQGESGTGKELVARALHNLSKRAKAPLISVNCAAIPETLIESELFGHEKGAFTGASAGRAGLVEAADGGTLFLDEIGELPLEAQARLLRVLQEGEIRRVGSVQSQKVDVRLIAATHRDLKTLAKTGQFREDLYYRLHVIALKLPALRERGNDVLEIAQAFLVRQYTRMGYEPLHFAHDAEQAIRHYPWPGNVRELENAIERAVILCEGAEICADLLGIDIKLDDLDDEDFSLSAAAGQSSSSHEPTEDLSLEDYFQHFVLEHQDHMTETELARKLGISRKCLWERRQRLGIPRRKTGVTSSP; translated from the coding sequence ATGCCACATATTCTTATCGTCGAAGACGAAACCATTATCCGCTCTGCCTTGCGCCGCCTGCTCGAACGCAATCAGTACCAGGTCAGCGAAGCTGGCTCGGTACAGGAAGCCCAGGAGCGCTACAGCATTCCCACCTTCGACCTGATCGTCAGTGACCTGCGCCTGCCCGGTGCACCCGGTACCGAACTGATCAAACTGGGTGAAGGCACGCCGGTGCTGATCATGACCAGCTACGCCAGCCTGCGCTCGGCGGTGGACTCGATGAAGATGGGCGCGGTCGACTACATCGCCAAGCCGTTCGACCACGACGAGATGCTGCAGGCCGTTGCCCGCATTCTGCGTGATCACCAGGAAGCCAGGCGCGCACCGGCGCCTGTCGCCACCAGCGGTAACGCGCGTAATGGCGCAACCGAAAAGGCGACGGCTAACGCCAACGGCGAGATCGGCATCATCGGCTCCTGCGCGGCCATGCAGGAGCTTTACAGCAAGATTCGCAAGGTCGCCCCCACCGACTCCAATGTGCTGGTGCAGGGCGAGTCCGGCACCGGCAAGGAGCTGGTCGCGCGCGCTCTGCACAACCTCTCCAAACGCGCCAAGGCGCCGCTGATTTCGGTGAACTGCGCGGCCATTCCGGAGACCCTGATCGAGTCCGAACTGTTCGGCCACGAAAAAGGCGCCTTCACCGGCGCCAGCGCCGGGCGTGCCGGTCTGGTGGAGGCGGCCGACGGTGGCACGCTGTTCCTCGACGAAATCGGTGAACTGCCGCTGGAAGCGCAGGCGCGACTGCTACGCGTACTGCAGGAAGGGGAAATTCGCCGGGTCGGCTCGGTGCAGTCGCAGAAGGTCGACGTGCGCCTGATCGCCGCGACGCACCGCGATCTCAAGACTCTGGCCAAGACCGGCCAGTTTCGTGAAGACCTCTATTACCGCTTGCACGTCATCGCCCTCAAGCTGCCGGCACTGCGCGAACGCGGTAACGACGTGCTGGAGATCGCCCAGGCCTTCCTCGTGCGCCAGTACACGCGCATGGGCTACGAACCTCTGCACTTCGCCCATGATGCCGAACAGGCGATCCGCCATTACCCCTGGCCAGGTAACGTGCGTGAACTGGAAAACGCCATCGAGCGGGCAGTGATCCTCTGCGAGGGCGCAGAAATTTGCGCCGACCTGCTGGGCATCGATATCAAGCTGGACGACCTGGATGACGAGGACTTCAGCCTCTCGGCGGCGGCCGGGCAAAGCAGCAGCAGCCACGAACCGACCGAGGATCTGTCACTGGAAGATTACTTCCAGCACTTCGTCCTCGAGCACCAGGACCACATGACCGAAACCGAACTGGCGCGCAAACTGGGCATCAGCCGTAAATGCCTGTGGGAGCGCCGTCAGCGCCTGGGCATTCCACGGCGTAAAACCGGTGTAACCAGCAGCCCTTGA
- a CDS encoding polynucleotide adenylyltransferase PcnB, which translates to MLKKLFKSFRSPLRRAPHPRSTPEVLSSRQHPLKRNEISRHAISVVERLQKAGYQAYLVGGCVRDLLLDIDPKDFDVATSATPEQVRAEFRNARVIGRRFKLVHVHFGREIIEVATFRANHPQGDEEENTNQASRNESGRILRDNVYGTLEDDAQRRDFTINALYYDPTQEHILDYARGMHDVRNHLVRLIGDPEQRYLEDPVRMLRAVRFAAKLDFDIEKHSAAPIRRLAPMLRDIPSARLFDEVLKLFLAGYAEYTFDLLLEHDLFAQLFPASGEALKRNPGYTEKLIRQALINTDDRIHDGKSVTPAFLFAALLWPALPARVLHLQSKGMPPIPAMQEAAHELIAEQCQRIAVPKRFTIPIREIWDMQERLPRRSGKRADLLLENPRFRAGYDFLLLRELAGEDTGGLGQWWTDYQDANDSERRQMIRDLAGKGEATGNAPRKRRRSNNNRRKRSDESGGE; encoded by the coding sequence ATGCTGAAAAAGCTGTTCAAGTCCTTCCGCTCACCTCTGCGCCGTGCGCCACATCCACGCAGCACGCCCGAAGTGCTGAGCAGTCGCCAACACCCACTCAAACGCAATGAAATCAGCCGCCACGCCATCAGCGTGGTCGAACGCCTGCAGAAGGCCGGTTATCAGGCTTACCTGGTCGGCGGCTGCGTGCGTGACCTGCTGCTGGACATAGACCCCAAGGATTTCGACGTGGCCACCAGCGCCACGCCCGAGCAGGTGCGTGCCGAATTTCGTAACGCCCGGGTCATCGGTCGCCGTTTCAAGCTGGTGCATGTGCATTTCGGCCGTGAAATCATCGAAGTGGCCACCTTCCGCGCCAATCACCCCCAGGGCGATGAGGAAGAGAACACCAATCAGGCGTCGCGCAACGAGAGCGGCCGCATCCTGCGCGACAACGTCTACGGCACCCTGGAAGACGATGCACAGCGCCGTGACTTCACCATCAACGCGCTGTACTACGATCCGACCCAGGAACACATCCTCGACTACGCCCGTGGCATGCATGATGTGCGCAACCACCTGGTGCGCTTGATCGGCGATCCGGAACAGCGTTACCTGGAAGACCCGGTACGCATGCTGCGTGCGGTGCGCTTTGCCGCCAAACTCGACTTCGACATCGAGAAGCACAGCGCCGCACCGATTCGTCGCCTGGCACCGATGCTGCGCGATATCCCGTCGGCACGCCTGTTCGACGAAGTGCTCAAGCTATTTCTCGCCGGTTACGCCGAATACACCTTCGATCTGCTGCTCGAGCACGACCTGTTCGCCCAGTTGTTCCCGGCCAGCGGTGAAGCGCTCAAGCGCAATCCCGGGTACACCGAGAAGCTGATTCGTCAGGCACTGATCAACACCGACGACCGTATTCACGATGGCAAATCCGTGACGCCGGCGTTTCTCTTTGCGGCCCTGCTCTGGCCTGCATTGCCGGCGCGTGTGCTGCATCTGCAGAGCAAGGGCATGCCGCCGATTCCGGCGATGCAGGAAGCCGCCCACGAACTGATCGCCGAGCAGTGCCAGCGCATTGCCGTACCCAAGCGTTTCACCATCCCGATTCGCGAGATCTGGGACATGCAGGAGCGCCTGCCGCGCCGCAGCGGCAAGCGTGCCGACCTGCTGCTGGAAAACCCGCGCTTCCGCGCCGGCTACGACTTCCTCCTGCTGCGCGAACTGGCCGGCGAAGACACCGGCGGCCTGGGTCAATGGTGGACGGACTATCAGGACGCCAATGACAGCGAGCGCCGGCAGATGATTCGCGACCTCGCCGGCAAAGGCGAAGCCACCGGCAACGCGCCGCGCAAACGGCGCCGCAGCAACAACAATCGCCGCAAGCGCAGCGACGAAAGCGGCGGCGAATGA
- the folK gene encoding 2-amino-4-hydroxy-6-hydroxymethyldihydropteridine diphosphokinase, with amino-acid sequence MMERVYIGLGSNLAEPLQQLRAALQAIAQLPHSQLQAHSSFYSSDPLGPADQPRYVNAVAALDTALEPWQLLDALQGIEQEQGRVRKAERWGPRTLDLDILLFGERLIDDERLTVPHYHMHARPFVLYPLAELVAELQLPDGRSLAALLQACPFSGLERLPE; translated from the coding sequence ATGATGGAACGGGTTTACATCGGCCTTGGCAGCAACCTGGCCGAGCCCCTGCAACAGCTGCGCGCGGCCTTGCAGGCCATCGCACAGTTGCCGCACAGCCAACTCCAGGCGCATTCGTCGTTCTACAGCAGCGATCCGCTGGGCCCTGCCGATCAACCGCGATACGTCAACGCCGTGGCGGCGCTGGATACCGCACTGGAGCCCTGGCAGTTGCTCGATGCACTGCAAGGTATCGAGCAGGAACAGGGCCGCGTGCGCAAGGCCGAGCGCTGGGGCCCGCGCACGCTGGATCTGGACATTCTGCTGTTCGGTGAGCGCCTGATCGACGATGAACGCCTGACCGTGCCGCACTATCACATGCACGCCCGCCCCTTCGTGCTCTACCCGCTGGCCGAGCTGGTCGCCGAGCTGCAGTTGCCGGACGGCCGCAGTCTCGCAGCCTTGCTGCAAGCCTGCCCCTTCAGCGGCCTGGAACGCCTGCCGGAATAA